The Sphingobium aromaticiconvertens genome has a segment encoding these proteins:
- a CDS encoding 3-oxoacyl-[acyl-carrier-protein] synthase III C-terminal domain-containing protein, with amino-acid sequence MTDFGISRFGAYIPRLRLERAAIAAAHGWMAPGLKGQARGSRAFTSWDEDAITMGVEAARDALGGSDVAWVKAVRLASTSLPYADLQNAAIVARAIGAATGVATSDAAGSQRAGTSALLQALKGRETTMVIGSDNPIGKPASVQEISFGAGAAAFVVSDRDVVARLVGSATLSNVFVDHFRSADATSDYGWEERWVRDEGYAKIVPGAVKAALADAQLAIGDIQHFVMPSYLKGAADAVAKKLKFEGSVASGLEDGVGYAGAAHALLMLAATLEKAQPGERILLVGFGQGADVLIFQATDAIVAARPVRGVAGSIADALPTDSYMRMLSFAGGIEAEWGMRSEKSGKTALTEQYRSADQMEGFNAGRCGSCDTVQFPQLQYCVRCHAPSEQFSNVPLRDEQAEVLTSTADWLTYHPSPPLWVGFVRFDSGARMLMEMVDIGKQGIDTGAKLRMVYRIKEKDRQRGYNRYFWKSTPLSAV; translated from the coding sequence ATGACAGACTTCGGCATATCGCGCTTTGGCGCTTATATTCCCCGCCTTCGGCTGGAGCGCGCGGCGATCGCCGCCGCGCATGGCTGGATGGCGCCGGGCCTGAAAGGGCAGGCCAGGGGCAGTCGCGCCTTTACCAGCTGGGACGAAGACGCGATCACCATGGGGGTCGAGGCGGCGCGCGATGCGCTTGGGGGCAGCGATGTTGCGTGGGTGAAGGCGGTACGGCTGGCATCGACCAGCCTGCCCTATGCGGACCTTCAAAATGCCGCGATTGTTGCGCGTGCCATTGGCGCTGCGACAGGGGTTGCCACGTCGGATGCGGCCGGGTCGCAGCGGGCCGGCACATCGGCGCTGTTGCAGGCGCTGAAAGGGCGCGAGACGACCATGGTGATCGGGTCGGACAATCCGATCGGCAAGCCTGCGAGCGTACAGGAAATCAGCTTCGGCGCGGGGGCGGCAGCCTTTGTCGTGTCGGACCGGGACGTTGTGGCGCGGCTGGTTGGATCGGCCACGCTGAGCAATGTCTTCGTCGATCATTTCCGGTCGGCGGATGCAACGAGTGATTATGGCTGGGAAGAGCGCTGGGTCCGCGATGAGGGCTATGCGAAGATCGTGCCTGGCGCGGTCAAGGCGGCGCTGGCCGACGCGCAACTGGCGATTGGCGATATCCAGCATTTCGTCATGCCCTCCTATCTGAAGGGCGCAGCCGATGCAGTGGCGAAGAAATTGAAGTTCGAAGGCAGCGTCGCGAGCGGGCTGGAGGATGGGGTGGGCTATGCCGGTGCGGCGCACGCGCTGTTGATGCTGGCGGCGACGTTGGAAAAGGCGCAGCCGGGCGAGCGTATCCTGCTGGTCGGGTTCGGGCAGGGTGCCGATGTGCTGATCTTTCAGGCGACCGATGCAATTGTGGCGGCCCGACCCGTGCGCGGCGTGGCCGGTTCCATCGCCGATGCGCTGCCGACGGACAGCTATATGCGGATGCTGTCCTTTGCAGGCGGGATCGAGGCGGAATGGGGTATGCGGTCGGAAAAGAGCGGCAAGACCGCGCTGACCGAACAATATCGCTCCGCCGACCAGATGGAAGGCTTCAACGCCGGGCGCTGCGGTAGCTGCGACACGGTGCAGTTCCCGCAACTGCAATATTGCGTCCGCTGCCATGCGCCGAGCGAGCAGTTCAGCAATGTGCCCCTGCGCGATGAGCAGGCGGAAGTGCTGACCTCCACCGCCGACTGGCTGACCTATCATCCCTCGCCGCCGCTCTGGGTCGGCTTCGTGCGGTTCGACAGCGGCGCGCGGATGCTGATGGAGATGGTCGATATCGGCAAGCAGGGCATCGATACCGGCGCGAAGCTGCGCATGGTCTACCGGATCAAGGAAAAGGACCGGCAGCGCGGGTATAACCGCTATTTCTGGAAATCCACGCCGCTTTCGGCGGTTTGA
- a CDS encoding alkene reductase has translation MSADALFQPLTIGTLASPNRIIMAPLTRARADEDNVPTAMQGVYYAQRADAGLIVSEATAVDPLGMGWYRAPGIWSDAMVAGWQGVTDAVHAAGGRIYCQLWHMGRLVLPDYIGGALPIGPSPIAGEGETMAPPPEGYAGGFLPMKPYVVPREMTQADIDQVVAAYGRGACNARKAGFDGAEIHGANGYIIDQFLQSKTNRRQDGYGGNVANRIRFLKEIIEAVIAEIEPGRVGLRVSPTSERKGMGDDNPGALTEAIGALAQHYRLAYIHLIEPIASGFMEKPDYPVMERLRAVFGGTIIQNGSFNAETAAQYIASGKADAISFGRPYIANPDLVTRFRNGTPLASANFDFAYVGEEKGYTDYPAYQDA, from the coding sequence ATGTCCGCTGACGCCCTGTTCCAGCCACTTACCATCGGCACGCTCGCCAGCCCCAACCGCATCATAATGGCGCCGCTCACCCGCGCCCGCGCGGACGAGGATAATGTCCCCACCGCCATGCAAGGCGTCTATTACGCCCAGCGCGCGGATGCGGGCCTGATCGTGTCAGAAGCCACGGCGGTCGATCCGCTGGGCATGGGCTGGTATCGGGCGCCCGGCATCTGGTCGGACGCGATGGTGGCAGGCTGGCAGGGTGTGACCGATGCCGTCCACGCGGCGGGCGGGCGCATCTATTGCCAGCTTTGGCATATGGGCCGTTTGGTTCTACCCGATTATATCGGCGGCGCATTGCCGATCGGCCCCTCCCCCATCGCTGGCGAAGGGGAGACGATGGCCCCGCCACCGGAAGGTTATGCAGGCGGCTTTCTGCCGATGAAGCCCTATGTCGTCCCGCGTGAAATGACGCAGGCCGATATAGATCAGGTCGTTGCCGCTTATGGCAGAGGCGCATGCAACGCCCGCAAAGCGGGCTTCGACGGCGCAGAAATTCACGGCGCGAACGGCTATATCATCGACCAGTTCCTGCAATCCAAAACCAACCGGCGACAGGATGGCTATGGCGGCAACGTCGCCAACCGCATCCGCTTCCTCAAGGAAATCATCGAGGCTGTGATTGCGGAGATCGAACCCGGCCGCGTCGGTCTGCGCGTCAGCCCGACCAGCGAACGCAAGGGCATGGGCGACGATAATCCGGGCGCGCTGACCGAAGCGATCGGCGCCCTCGCCCAGCACTATCGCCTCGCCTATATCCACCTGATCGAACCGATCGCCTCGGGCTTCATGGAAAAGCCCGACTATCCCGTGATGGAGCGGCTACGCGCGGTGTTTGGCGGCACGATCATCCAGAATGGCAGCTTCAACGCGGAAACCGCAGCGCAGTACATCGCCAGCGGTAAAGCCGACGCCATTTCCTTTGGCCGCCCTTATATCGCCAACCCCGATCTCGTGACCCGCTTCCGCAATGGAACCCCGCTGGCCTCCGCCAATTTCGACTTTGCCTATGTCGGCGAGGAAAAGGGTTATACCGACTATCCGGCCTATCAGGACGCCTGA
- a CDS encoding MFS transporter produces the protein MKNKPWYAVALLASLYVISYIDRLILTLLVEPIKADLGITDLQMGLLIGPAFAILFSVIGLPVAWAVDRGNRKGLLIIGILLWSISTLLAGYATSFAMLFVLRMGLAVGESVLSPVAISLIGDLFRRDRRAAPSSVFIAAGTTGVMLAYVVGAAAIDLAQSGALRFLPIIGVLPPWRLTLALIALPGFAIALIALTTLREPPRGTMEDTPSIDNGPISRFGIFNRRSEAIRFYACFFIGNALLGMMLYGALAWYPTHLIRSQGVSASQAGYIFSTALALGVLLTMAIPTLAQRIARSGRRDLLLFAPLLLIPIGLALFVAALMQKALIIASILIALGFSLLSAVNALPSITVPLTSPPAIRGRLVALVQLCNNIISLSLGAYLVALLARTYYPGPTGLGSAMLVIALSAGPSAWLLFYLAWKPYRRAVMRRG, from the coding sequence ATGAAGAACAAGCCTTGGTACGCCGTCGCGCTGCTCGCCAGCCTCTATGTCATCTCTTACATAGATCGCCTGATCCTCACCCTGCTGGTCGAACCGATCAAGGCAGACCTGGGCATCACCGACCTGCAAATGGGCCTGCTGATCGGCCCCGCCTTCGCCATCCTCTTCTCAGTCATCGGCTTGCCCGTCGCATGGGCAGTGGATCGCGGCAATCGCAAGGGGCTGCTGATCATCGGCATATTGCTGTGGAGCATATCCACCTTGCTGGCGGGCTATGCGACCTCCTTTGCGATGCTGTTCGTCCTGCGCATGGGCCTTGCGGTCGGCGAGTCGGTACTCTCTCCGGTCGCCATTTCGCTGATCGGCGACCTGTTCCGCCGCGACCGGCGCGCCGCGCCCAGTTCGGTCTTCATCGCCGCTGGCACGACCGGCGTCATGCTGGCCTATGTGGTCGGTGCCGCCGCCATCGACCTCGCGCAGAGCGGCGCATTGCGCTTTCTGCCCATCATCGGCGTGCTGCCGCCCTGGCGCCTCACGCTCGCGCTGATTGCGCTTCCGGGTTTCGCCATCGCCCTGATCGCCCTTACCACCCTGCGCGAACCGCCGCGCGGCACGATGGAGGATACGCCCTCCATCGACAATGGCCCCATATCCCGCTTCGGTATCTTTAATCGACGCAGCGAAGCGATCCGCTTCTACGCCTGCTTCTTCATCGGCAACGCCCTGTTGGGCATGATGCTCTATGGCGCGCTAGCCTGGTATCCGACCCACCTGATCCGCAGCCAGGGTGTCAGCGCATCGCAGGCGGGCTATATCTTTTCCACCGCCCTCGCGCTTGGCGTGCTGCTAACCATGGCGATCCCGACGCTCGCCCAGCGCATCGCCCGCTCTGGTCGCCGCGACCTTCTGCTGTTCGCGCCCCTGCTCCTGATTCCGATCGGCCTTGCGCTGTTCGTCGCGGCCCTGATGCAGAAAGCTCTCATCATAGCCTCCATCCTGATCGCGCTGGGCTTCAGTCTGTTGAGTGCAGTCAACGCCCTGCCCTCGATCACGGTGCCGCTCACCTCGCCGCCCGCCATTCGCGGTCGGCTCGTCGCGCTGGTTCAGTTGTGCAACAATATCATCAGCCTCAGCCTGGGCGCCTATCTCGTCGCCCTGCTGGCGCGAACCTATTATCCCGGCCCCACAGGCCTGGGCAGCGCGATGCTGGTGATCGCCCTGTCCGCGGGACCATCCGCCTGGCTGCTCTTCTACCTCGCCTGGAAACCCTATCGCCGCGCCGTCATGCGGCGCGGCTGA
- a CDS encoding SDR family NAD(P)-dependent oxidoreductase, translated as MSFLEGRVAIVTGAGRGVGRTYALKLAEQGAKVVVNDLGGDAAGGGADLSPAQEVVAEIKAKGGEAVVNGGDVSDWTSASEMVSQAIDTFGRLDILVNNAGILRDRMLVNMTEDEWDIVVKVHLKGTFAPTHHAANYWRMESKAGRQPDARVINTTSHSALFANIGQANYAAAKGGIASFSQVAAREFSRIGVTVNAIAPRAETRMTAGLREWTPEQLERRDPEWIAGFVAWLASPEAGYVSGRVFEVWGYGITVAESWQHGPSCEASKDPTVLGERVAKILKFARSNAGINPGEWLDP; from the coding sequence ATGAGTTTTCTTGAGGGGAGAGTCGCCATTGTCACCGGCGCAGGACGCGGCGTCGGTCGCACCTATGCCCTGAAGCTAGCCGAACAGGGCGCCAAGGTCGTCGTCAATGACCTTGGTGGCGACGCAGCCGGTGGCGGAGCTGATCTGTCGCCAGCCCAGGAAGTGGTCGCGGAGATCAAGGCCAAGGGCGGCGAAGCCGTCGTCAATGGCGGCGACGTATCGGACTGGACCAGTGCCAGTGAGATGGTGAGCCAGGCGATCGACACGTTCGGCCGCCTCGACATATTGGTCAACAACGCAGGCATTCTGCGCGACCGCATGCTCGTCAACATGACCGAGGATGAATGGGACATCGTGGTTAAAGTGCATTTGAAGGGCACCTTCGCGCCAACCCATCATGCCGCCAATTACTGGCGCATGGAAAGCAAGGCCGGTCGCCAACCCGACGCACGCGTCATCAACACGACCTCGCACTCGGCGCTCTTCGCCAATATCGGCCAGGCCAACTATGCGGCGGCCAAGGGCGGCATCGCCAGCTTCAGCCAGGTAGCCGCGCGCGAGTTCAGCCGCATCGGCGTGACCGTCAACGCCATCGCCCCACGCGCTGAAACCCGCATGACCGCTGGCCTGCGCGAATGGACGCCCGAACAGCTCGAACGCCGTGATCCCGAATGGATCGCCGGTTTCGTTGCTTGGCTCGCCAGTCCGGAAGCCGGCTATGTCAGCGGTCGCGTGTTCGAAGTGTGGGGCTATGGCATAACCGTTGCCGAAAGCTGGCAGCATGGCCCGAGTTGCGAGGCATCGAAAGATCCTACGGTGCTCGGCGAGCGCGTTGCCAAGATCCTGAAATTCGCGCGCTCCAACGCTGGCATCAATCCGGGCGAATGGCTCGATCCCTGA
- a CDS encoding Rieske (2Fe-2S) protein: MTVLRIPLSEIPESGARVITVDDRRILLCRSAAGIHAMDEMCPHQLQSLDGARVRGNFIMCPHHGARFSLEDGRSLSQLTPNGLKFYPTRVVGDDLEIDG; the protein is encoded by the coding sequence ATGACCGTGTTACGTATTCCTCTGTCCGAAATCCCGGAAAGCGGCGCTCGCGTCATCACCGTGGACGATCGCCGGATATTGCTGTGTCGCAGCGCCGCCGGTATCCACGCCATGGATGAAATGTGCCCGCATCAATTACAGTCGCTCGATGGGGCGCGGGTGCGCGGCAATTTCATCATGTGCCCGCATCATGGCGCGCGCTTCAGTCTGGAGGATGGGCGGTCGCTGTCGCAACTCACCCCAAATGGCCTTAAATTCTATCCGACGCGGGTCGTCGGCGACGATCTGGAAATCGACGGCTGA
- a CDS encoding CoA ester lyase, protein MSLPIRSFLFIPGDSEKKLGKVDGVAADAFIFDLEDAVAVARKPIAREMVPAFIKERPKGTRKSQFWVRVNPLDTPWTLEDLAAIVPAAPDGIMLPKVNGPEDVAQVSYYLSALEAASGIGRGAIKILPVATETAVSPFHLGDYATAKLERLYGLTWGAEDLSSAIGASGNTNVSGEWTHTYKMVRSLCLLGAHAAGGEAVDTLYVDFRDPDGLRASCKAARAEGFSGRVAIHPAQVDIINESFSPSPEEVDFARRVVDLFAANPDAGTLGLDGKMLDIPHLKQAQRTLAMHEARHG, encoded by the coding sequence ATGAGCCTGCCGATCCGATCCTTCCTGTTCATTCCGGGCGACAGCGAGAAGAAGCTGGGCAAGGTGGATGGCGTGGCGGCCGATGCGTTCATCTTCGACCTGGAGGATGCGGTTGCGGTCGCGCGCAAGCCGATCGCGCGGGAGATGGTCCCCGCCTTCATCAAGGAGCGGCCGAAGGGCACGCGCAAGTCGCAGTTCTGGGTGCGGGTCAATCCGCTCGATACGCCGTGGACGCTGGAAGATCTGGCCGCGATCGTGCCCGCCGCGCCCGACGGCATCATGCTGCCCAAGGTGAACGGGCCGGAGGATGTGGCGCAGGTCAGCTATTATCTGAGCGCGCTGGAAGCGGCTTCGGGGATCGGGCGGGGGGCGATCAAAATCCTGCCAGTCGCAACCGAAACCGCCGTCTCACCCTTTCATCTGGGTGATTATGCGACCGCGAAGCTGGAACGGCTTTATGGCCTGACCTGGGGGGCGGAGGATCTGAGTTCCGCGATCGGCGCCAGCGGCAATACTAACGTCAGTGGTGAATGGACCCACACCTATAAGATGGTGCGATCGCTCTGCCTGTTGGGCGCGCATGCCGCAGGTGGAGAGGCGGTCGACACGCTCTATGTCGATTTCCGCGATCCCGATGGCCTGCGCGCATCGTGCAAGGCCGCGCGGGCGGAGGGTTTTTCCGGGCGGGTGGCGATTCATCCGGCGCAGGTCGACATCATCAATGAGAGCTTTTCTCCTTCGCCGGAGGAAGTGGATTTCGCCCGCCGGGTGGTCGACCTGTTCGCCGCCAATCCGGACGCGGGCACTTTGGGACTGGACGGAAAGATGCTGGATATCCCGCACCTGAAACAGGCGCAGCGAACCCTTGCGATGCATGAGGCGCGACATGGCTGA
- a CDS encoding acetyl-CoA acetyltransferase, whose amino-acid sequence MATGIKDKVAILGMGCSKFGERWDAGSPELMKEAFEEALADAGIERKQIEAAWFGCWGDGINVGNSSIPAAMALRLEGIPVSRVENMCATGTEALRGATYAVASGAVDIALAIGAEKLKDTGFGGLPPPFKGTFNDLWMPMGSAPAGFAQLAPYYRSKYGTSKEDLKRAISHVSWKSHQNGVHSPKAHFQKAVSMETIMSAPMISDPLGLFDCSGVSDGSACAIVTTPEIARALGKKDLVTIKALQLATSSGRETQTNDWDGSYVATTRVAAARAYQEAGITDPKTQVSLSEVHDCFSITELVTMEDLGFSDDGRAVFDILDGRYDRDGAMPCQIDGGLKCFGHPIGASGLRMAYEVYNQLLGRAGERQLSNTTIGMTHNLGGVPYQGIAAISVLGLV is encoded by the coding sequence ATGGCAACAGGTATCAAGGACAAGGTCGCCATCCTGGGCATGGGCTGTTCCAAGTTCGGCGAGAGATGGGACGCGGGATCACCCGAACTGATGAAGGAGGCGTTTGAGGAAGCGCTGGCCGACGCCGGGATCGAGCGTAAACAGATTGAGGCGGCCTGGTTCGGCTGTTGGGGTGACGGCATCAATGTCGGCAATAGTTCCATTCCCGCCGCCATGGCGCTGCGGCTGGAGGGCATCCCGGTCAGCCGGGTCGAGAATATGTGCGCTACGGGGACCGAAGCGCTGCGCGGGGCTACCTATGCGGTGGCTTCGGGCGCGGTCGACATCGCGCTCGCCATCGGCGCGGAAAAGCTGAAGGATACCGGCTTTGGTGGCTTGCCACCGCCGTTCAAGGGTACGTTCAACGATCTGTGGATGCCGATGGGGTCCGCGCCGGCGGGCTTTGCCCAACTCGCCCCCTATTATCGGTCCAAATATGGCACGTCGAAGGAGGATCTGAAGCGCGCGATCAGCCATGTGTCGTGGAAGAGCCACCAGAATGGCGTCCACAGTCCCAAGGCGCATTTCCAGAAGGCGGTATCGATGGAAACCATCATGAGCGCGCCGATGATCTCCGATCCGTTGGGGCTGTTCGATTGTTCGGGCGTGTCGGACGGGTCGGCCTGCGCCATTGTCACCACGCCGGAAATTGCACGCGCGCTGGGCAAGAAGGATCTGGTCACGATCAAGGCGCTGCAACTGGCGACCAGTTCGGGGCGCGAGACGCAGACCAATGACTGGGACGGCAGCTATGTCGCAACCACCCGCGTCGCGGCAGCGCGTGCGTATCAGGAGGCCGGGATCACCGATCCCAAGACACAAGTGTCGTTGAGCGAGGTGCATGACTGTTTCTCCATCACCGAACTGGTGACGATGGAAGATCTGGGCTTTTCCGATGATGGGCGAGCGGTGTTCGACATTCTCGACGGCCGGTACGACCGGGATGGAGCCATGCCCTGCCAGATCGATGGCGGCCTCAAATGCTTCGGCCATCCGATTGGCGCGTCCGGCCTGCGTATGGCCTATGAAGTCTATAACCAACTACTCGGCCGGGCGGGGGAGCGCCAGCTTTCCAACACGACGATCGGCATGACGCATAATCTGGGTGGCGTTCCCTATCAGGGTATCGCGGCCATCTCTGTTCTGGGACTTGTCTGA
- a CDS encoding SDR family oxidoreductase: MGRLDGKIALVTGASRGIGRAIALRLAADGARIGVHYATARGAAEETLAAIREAGGEGFALSADLSSLSGVEQLADQLRTALDDRPLDILINNAGVGASGTIADTDEASFDRLFMVDVKAPFFVTQRVLPLLADGGRIVNISSVVSMAAYPTTIAYAAAKAALNSMTVSLAAGLGPRGITVNAVAPGATATDFLGPMLDDPAVVDMLEGATVFGRLGKPEDIVGLVAFLAGPEAAWVTGQIIAASGGMHL; encoded by the coding sequence ATGGGCAGGCTGGACGGAAAGATCGCGTTGGTGACAGGGGCGTCGCGCGGCATCGGGCGGGCCATCGCTTTGCGCCTCGCCGCCGATGGCGCGCGGATCGGTGTCCATTATGCGACGGCGCGCGGGGCGGCGGAGGAAACCCTAGCTGCGATCCGCGAGGCAGGGGGCGAGGGCTTCGCCCTGTCCGCCGATCTGTCCTCCCTGTCGGGGGTCGAGCAGCTTGCCGATCAATTGCGGACAGCGTTGGACGACCGACCGCTCGACATATTGATCAACAATGCTGGTGTGGGTGCCAGCGGGACCATAGCGGATACGGACGAGGCCAGTTTCGACCGGCTGTTCATGGTCGATGTGAAGGCGCCCTTCTTCGTGACCCAGCGCGTCCTGCCGTTGCTTGCCGATGGCGGGCGGATCGTCAATATATCTTCGGTCGTGTCGATGGCGGCCTATCCTACGACGATCGCCTATGCTGCGGCCAAGGCGGCGCTCAACTCCATGACCGTTTCGCTGGCGGCTGGGCTTGGCCCGCGCGGGATTACCGTCAATGCGGTCGCGCCTGGCGCGACGGCGACGGATTTCCTTGGTCCCATGCTGGATGATCCCGCTGTAGTGGATATGCTGGAAGGGGCCACCGTTTTCGGGCGGTTGGGCAAACCGGAGGATATCGTCGGTCTTGTCGCCTTCCTCGCCGGACCGGAAGCCGCCTGGGTGACGGGGCAGATCATCGCCGCGAGTGGCGGCATGCACCTCTGA
- a CDS encoding MaoC family dehydratase translates to MPGIWFDELEIGMVFNHPIRRTITETDNVLFSAMTHNPALLHLDEEYMKGTPFGQRIVNSAFTLGLMVGISIGDTTLGTAVANLGWDEVRFPNPLFHGDTVHVVTEVIELRESKSRPDQGIVTFLHKAYNQKDELVASCKRSGLQLKKPVST, encoded by the coding sequence ATGCCTGGTATCTGGTTTGATGAACTCGAAATCGGGATGGTGTTCAACCATCCCATCCGTCGCACCATCACGGAGACGGACAATGTCCTGTTTTCGGCGATGACGCATAATCCGGCGCTGCTGCATCTGGATGAGGAATATATGAAGGGCACGCCCTTCGGCCAGCGCATCGTCAATTCAGCCTTCACGCTGGGATTGATGGTCGGCATCTCGATCGGCGACACCACGCTGGGCACGGCGGTCGCCAATCTGGGCTGGGACGAGGTGCGCTTTCCCAATCCGCTGTTCCATGGCGACACGGTCCATGTCGTGACTGAGGTGATCGAGTTGCGGGAATCCAAATCGCGTCCCGATCAGGGCATCGTCACCTTTCTGCACAAAGCCTATAACCAGAAGGACGAACTGGTCGCGTCGTGCAAGCGGTCCGGCCTGCAACTCAAGAAGCCGGTATCGACATGA
- a CDS encoding acyl-CoA dehydrogenase family protein yields MAEALRNDDGGRGIFSAEHQQFRETLARFVDEELVPGHPQWEKDECVPREIWRRAGEVGILCPNVPEQYGGFGADWLYNVVVIEELAKKGITGPGFMIHSEMVAPYILSAGTEELKQEVLPKMVTGEIIGALGLTEPGAGSDVKEIRTRAMRAKGQDGGDDYVLNGQKVYISNGQLCDIMVCASKTDPAAGAKGVSLIAVDAHQPGFKRGRNLEKIGLKAQDTSEIFLEDVRAPAYRLLGKEGGGFGIMMGKLAQERLTQAVRSVCVAEAAIQWTVDYTAERKMFGQTLADFQNTQFVLAELSAEVMAARVFTDWCIQRFLAGDLSGVDAAKVKLVVTNLHVKVVDQCLQFFGGYGYMTEYPIARAYVDARIVRIAGGAAEVMKQIIGRDLFKK; encoded by the coding sequence ATGGCTGAGGCGTTGCGCAACGATGATGGCGGGCGGGGTATCTTTTCCGCCGAACACCAGCAATTCCGCGAGACGCTGGCCCGTTTCGTTGACGAGGAACTGGTGCCCGGCCATCCGCAATGGGAAAAGGACGAATGTGTCCCGCGCGAAATCTGGCGGCGGGCGGGCGAGGTAGGCATTCTTTGTCCCAATGTCCCCGAACAATATGGCGGCTTCGGCGCGGACTGGCTCTACAATGTCGTGGTTATCGAGGAACTTGCGAAGAAGGGGATTACCGGCCCCGGCTTCATGATCCATTCCGAAATGGTCGCGCCCTATATTCTGTCCGCCGGGACAGAGGAGCTGAAGCAGGAAGTCCTGCCGAAAATGGTGACGGGTGAGATTATCGGCGCGCTGGGCCTGACCGAGCCGGGCGCCGGGTCCGACGTCAAGGAGATCCGCACCCGCGCCATGCGCGCCAAGGGGCAGGACGGGGGCGACGACTATGTGCTGAACGGGCAGAAGGTTTATATCTCCAACGGCCAGTTGTGCGACATCATGGTCTGCGCATCCAAGACCGATCCGGCGGCGGGCGCGAAGGGTGTCAGCCTGATCGCGGTTGACGCGCACCAGCCCGGCTTCAAGCGCGGGCGCAATCTGGAGAAGATCGGCCTCAAGGCGCAGGATACGTCCGAAATCTTCCTGGAGGATGTGCGTGCGCCTGCCTATCGCTTGCTGGGCAAAGAAGGTGGCGGCTTCGGCATCATGATGGGCAAGCTGGCGCAGGAACGGCTGACCCAGGCAGTCCGCAGTGTATGCGTGGCCGAGGCGGCGATCCAGTGGACCGTCGACTATACCGCCGAGCGCAAGATGTTCGGCCAGACGTTGGCCGATTTTCAGAATACGCAGTTCGTGCTGGCGGAACTGTCGGCCGAGGTGATGGCCGCACGGGTCTTTACCGACTGGTGCATCCAGCGTTTCCTGGCAGGCGACCTTAGCGGTGTGGATGCGGCCAAGGTCAAGCTGGTTGTCACCAACCTGCATGTGAAGGTGGTGGACCAGTGCCTGCAATTCTTCGGCGGTTATGGCTATATGACCGAATATCCGATCGCACGGGCCTATGTCGATGCGCGGATCGTCCGCATCGCGGGTGGCGCGGCGGAGGTGATGAAGCAGATCATCGGGCGCGACCTGTTCAAGAAATAG